A window of Candidatus Aminicenantes bacterium contains these coding sequences:
- a CDS encoding carbohydrate kinase, which produces MPSRSNPPVLAANAAAPIHQTMATPHQTPDRILAVGEVLFDHFPGGKRLGGAPCNFAVHARGLGMDAQLLTRVGDDDHGNCIQAKLVAFGFHPRLLQVDPHTPTGAVHVSFSDSGDPAYAIRPAAWDHIGLDPALTTWLKDFSPQMLYFGSLVQRTPTGAGLIEELATHFNRTSTFLCDLNLRRGNVVRDRVIRCLELCHILKLNREELDYLCRTLDLSGTPRECMERISSRFTISLVALTRGKSGSILFSESGFTESAGTIVSDPVNTVGAGDAFCAALAQGALHNENPEQMLERAGRLAAAVCRLPGAVPENSDFYRKFISKSSAKE; this is translated from the coding sequence ATGCCATCAAGGTCGAACCCGCCCGTACTCGCCGCAAACGCCGCAGCCCCAATCCACCAGACCATGGCAACGCCCCATCAAACGCCTGACCGAATCCTGGCAGTGGGGGAAGTCTTGTTTGACCACTTCCCCGGCGGGAAACGCCTCGGGGGAGCTCCCTGCAATTTCGCCGTCCACGCACGGGGTCTGGGCATGGATGCGCAACTGTTAACCCGGGTCGGCGACGATGATCACGGAAATTGCATTCAAGCGAAACTGGTTGCTTTCGGTTTTCATCCCCGCCTCTTGCAAGTGGATCCCCACACGCCCACCGGGGCCGTGCATGTCAGCTTCAGTGACTCGGGTGATCCCGCCTATGCCATTCGTCCGGCGGCCTGGGATCACATCGGGCTCGACCCGGCCCTCACGACATGGTTGAAAGATTTTTCTCCGCAAATGCTGTATTTCGGCTCGTTGGTGCAACGCACGCCGACCGGAGCCGGGTTGATCGAGGAGTTGGCAACACATTTCAACCGGACCTCAACTTTTTTGTGCGACCTCAACCTGCGCCGGGGAAATGTAGTTCGTGACCGGGTAATCCGCTGCCTGGAACTGTGCCATATTTTGAAACTGAACCGAGAAGAACTTGATTATCTCTGCCGGACTCTGGATTTGTCCGGCACCCCGCGAGAATGCATGGAACGCATTTCATCCCGCTTCACCATATCCTTGGTCGCATTGACGCGGGGAAAATCAGGCAGTATCCTGTTTTCGGAATCGGGATTTACCGAATCCGCGGGTACAATTGTGTCGGACCCGGTCAACACCGTGGGTGCGGGAGACGCCTTTTGTGCGGCGCTGGCCCAGGGAGCGTTACACAATGAAAATCCGGAACAGATGCTGGAAAGGGCCGGCCGCCTGGCCGCGGCGGTGTGCAGACTTCCCGGAGCGGTTCCGGAAAACAGTGATTTCTACCGCAAATTCATCTCAAAAAGCAGCGCCAAGGAGTAA
- a CDS encoding RNA-binding protein, with the protein MSQRTLFVFNIPGDLPERELHEQFSYFGRVRHIRLMRDKGYGFVEMGRSDEAATAIKGVNGIVLRGNAIKVEPARTRRKRRSPNPPDHGNAPSNA; encoded by the coding sequence ATGAGTCAACGGACTTTGTTCGTGTTCAACATACCCGGGGACCTTCCGGAACGGGAGTTGCATGAGCAATTCTCATATTTCGGCAGGGTCCGCCATATCCGCCTGATGAGAGATAAAGGCTATGGTTTTGTGGAGATGGGACGTTCCGACGAGGCCGCTACGGCAATCAAGGGCGTAAACGGAATTGTTCTGCGGGGAAATGCCATCAAGGTCGAACCCGCCCGTACTCGCCGCAAACGCCGCAGCCCCAATCCACCAGACCATGGCAACGCCCCATCAAACGCCTGA
- a CDS encoding superoxide reductase: protein MITDMFQTADWKKEKHAPVIQAPRFKAGELMTVTVNVGEEIVHPNTTAHHIAWIEVYFLPRDEKFPFMLGRHSFDSHGASAQGADTSTVYTEPHFAFRFRSEKPGTIMAISYCNIHGLWSAAVELE, encoded by the coding sequence ATGATCACTGATATGTTCCAGACAGCTGATTGGAAGAAAGAGAAGCATGCTCCGGTTATACAGGCTCCGCGTTTCAAGGCGGGTGAACTGATGACTGTAACCGTCAATGTGGGGGAAGAGATCGTTCATCCCAATACCACTGCTCACCACATCGCCTGGATCGAAGTCTATTTTCTGCCCCGGGATGAAAAATTCCCCTTCATGCTGGGACGCCACTCTTTTGACAGCCACGGCGCGTCCGCCCAGGGCGCGGATACCAGCACCGTATATACCGAACCCCACTTTGCTTTTCGGTTTCGCAGCGAAAAGCCGGGAACAATTATGGCCATTTCCTATTGCAATATCCATGGTTTGTGGTCCGCCGCGGTGGAATTGGAGTAA